In Natronomonas halophila, one DNA window encodes the following:
- a CDS encoding MFS transporter → MIATVIASTFFVGFGGGVIFPILPNLGKVLGISPFMVGLILSANRFSRLFANAPAGLIVDRVGTRTPFVIGLAIQGVGTGGYIVAMYSSLPSAWFLAARIGWGVGSALVFATAYTIAADLSDGESRGTNMGLIRGGVIFGFPTGLVVGGLVSELYGTVAAFVVATAFALLASVLAYFAVPETHVEGSARQSVSPFDVDTSLPSVTIGLVNFAVLFAYIGVLFATLVVFLEENDIGVFGLDAQGTSGLFMAVTVIAAAVFMFLSGYVSDRRGSRMPALLFFLLITFLGLVLFAFAQTVPLLTVACLLIGAGQGGTSGPLMALLADLTPEDRMGRAVGTNNVFGDIGGGLGPMVSLPLVELVGFWPVYIACAVLPLIAAVILLFGVRRETGEFLPLVGEGGAENTTSGGASGVDD, encoded by the coding sequence ATCATCGCGACGGTCATCGCCAGTACCTTCTTCGTCGGGTTCGGCGGCGGCGTCATCTTCCCCATCCTGCCGAACCTCGGCAAGGTCCTCGGCATCTCGCCGTTCATGGTCGGCCTCATTCTCAGCGCCAACCGCTTTTCACGGCTTTTCGCCAACGCGCCGGCCGGCCTGATCGTCGACCGGGTCGGTACCCGGACGCCGTTCGTCATCGGCCTTGCGATTCAGGGCGTCGGCACCGGGGGGTACATTGTCGCGATGTACTCCTCGCTGCCGTCAGCGTGGTTCCTCGCCGCGCGAATCGGCTGGGGCGTCGGCAGCGCCCTCGTCTTCGCGACGGCCTACACCATCGCCGCCGACCTCAGCGACGGCGAGTCCCGCGGGACGAACATGGGCCTCATCCGCGGCGGCGTCATCTTCGGCTTCCCGACGGGGCTGGTCGTCGGCGGCCTCGTCTCGGAACTCTACGGCACCGTCGCCGCCTTCGTCGTCGCCACCGCGTTCGCGCTTCTGGCCAGCGTCCTCGCGTACTTCGCGGTTCCCGAAACCCACGTCGAAGGCTCCGCCCGACAGTCGGTCAGCCCCTTCGACGTCGATACCTCGCTGCCCTCCGTCACCATCGGCCTCGTGAACTTCGCGGTCCTCTTCGCGTACATCGGCGTCCTCTTCGCGACGCTGGTCGTCTTTCTGGAGGAAAACGACATCGGCGTCTTCGGCCTCGACGCACAGGGCACCTCCGGGCTGTTCATGGCGGTCACGGTCATCGCCGCCGCGGTGTTCATGTTCCTCAGCGGCTACGTTAGCGACCGCCGCGGCTCGCGGATGCCCGCCCTGCTCTTCTTCCTCCTCATCACCTTCCTCGGCCTCGTCCTCTTCGCGTTCGCCCAGACGGTCCCGCTCCTGACGGTCGCCTGCCTGCTTATCGGTGCCGGACAGGGTGGCACGAGCGGCCCGCTGATGGCCCTGCTCGCGGATTTGACGCCTGAAGACCGGATGGGACGCGCGGTCGGCACCAACAACGTCTTCGGCGACATCGGCGGTGGTCTCGGACCGATGGTCTCGCTGCCGCTCGTCGAATTGGTCGGCTTCTGGCCGGTCTACATCGCCTGTGCGGTCCTGCCGCTGATTGCGGCGGTCATCCTTCTGTTCGGCGTTCGCCGCGAGACGGGGGAGTTCCTGCCGCTCGTCGGCGAGGGCGGAGCGGAGAACACGACGTCCGGTGGCGCCTCGGGCGTCGACGATTAG
- a CDS encoding FAD-binding oxidoreductase yields the protein MSEDRRRSFWAWGYEDRLPDDEDRREMKAQLETLLGFPELPVMEYPTLADIDIPEPRIDVPDELADFATADRRARASRTYGKAYRDLVRGFHGDFSKAPDIVATPRNESDVEAAIAWATEANVAVVPFGGGTSVVGGVECGGDSYAGVLCLDMREMDRVLEVDEHSRSARIQAGATGPEIQDQLADHGLQLRHYPQSYEFSTYGGWVATRAGGHFATRYTHIDDFVESVRAVTPAGSLETRRLPASGAGPDPNRFLLGSEGAFGVITEGWTQVQPRPHHRARATMYFDDYWDAVEATREIVQARLYPANCRLLDSNEAMLNELAFDGSHLLVLGFESTDHPVGDDLERAMEIAEDHGGTCPEGPTIEDRSTGDEESDREDSSEGSWRDSFFEAPYRFNGLVSMGVLVDTFETAVTWDQFPDLHEALQENVVGAMEDECGAGFMSCRFTHVYEDGPAPYYTLIAPAEVGEELDQWRTIKQAASDTLMEHGATITHHHAVGRVHKDHYHEEVPDNYLDALQSMKRTLDPESIMNPGALL from the coding sequence ATGAGCGAGGACCGACGGCGGAGTTTCTGGGCGTGGGGGTACGAGGACCGCCTTCCCGACGACGAGGACCGACGGGAGATGAAGGCCCAACTCGAAACCCTGCTCGGCTTTCCCGAACTACCGGTGATGGAATACCCGACGCTGGCGGACATCGACATCCCCGAGCCACGCATCGACGTGCCCGACGAACTGGCGGACTTCGCGACGGCCGACCGCCGGGCACGCGCCAGCAGAACCTACGGCAAGGCCTATCGCGACCTCGTCCGCGGCTTCCACGGCGACTTCTCGAAGGCGCCGGATATCGTCGCCACACCACGAAACGAGAGCGACGTCGAGGCTGCTATCGCGTGGGCCACGGAGGCGAACGTCGCCGTCGTCCCGTTCGGCGGCGGCACCAGCGTCGTCGGCGGCGTCGAATGCGGCGGCGACAGCTACGCGGGCGTGCTCTGTCTGGATATGCGGGAGATGGACCGGGTACTGGAAGTCGACGAACACTCCCGAAGCGCGCGGATTCAGGCCGGCGCGACGGGTCCCGAGATTCAGGACCAACTCGCCGACCACGGCCTCCAGTTGCGCCACTACCCCCAGTCCTACGAATTTTCGACCTACGGCGGGTGGGTCGCGACCCGCGCCGGCGGCCACTTCGCGACGCGGTATACGCATATCGACGATTTCGTCGAATCGGTGCGGGCGGTCACCCCCGCCGGCAGCCTCGAAACCCGGCGCTTGCCCGCCTCGGGCGCCGGCCCCGACCCGAACCGCTTCCTGCTCGGCAGCGAGGGCGCATTCGGCGTCATCACCGAGGGGTGGACGCAGGTCCAGCCTCGACCGCACCACCGCGCCCGCGCAACGATGTATTTCGACGACTACTGGGACGCCGTCGAAGCGACCCGTGAAATCGTGCAGGCACGGCTCTATCCCGCCAACTGCCGCCTGCTGGACAGCAACGAGGCCATGCTGAACGAACTGGCCTTCGACGGGAGCCACCTGCTCGTGTTGGGCTTCGAATCGACCGACCACCCGGTCGGTGACGACCTCGAACGCGCGATGGAAATCGCCGAAGACCACGGCGGGACCTGCCCGGAAGGCCCGACAATCGAGGACCGCTCGACCGGCGACGAGGAGTCGGACCGCGAGGACTCCTCGGAGGGGTCGTGGCGGGATTCCTTCTTCGAGGCACCCTACCGGTTCAACGGCCTCGTCTCGATGGGCGTCCTCGTCGATACCTTCGAAACCGCGGTGACGTGGGACCAGTTCCCCGACCTCCACGAGGCGCTACAGGAGAACGTCGTCGGCGCGATGGAGGACGAATGCGGCGCCGGCTTCATGTCCTGTCGGTTCACCCACGTCTACGAGGACGGCCCCGCGCCCTATTACACCCTCATCGCGCCCGCGGAAGTCGGCGAAGAACTCGACCAGTGGCGGACCATCAAGCAGGCCGCCTCCGATACGCTGATGGAGCACGGCGCGACCATCACCCACCACCACGCCGTCGGTCGGGTTCATAAGGACCACTACCACGAGGAAGTCCCCGACAACTACCTCGACGCGCTCCAGTCGATGAAGCGAACGTTGGACCCCGAGAGCATCATGAACCCCGGGGCGTTGCTCTGA